Part of the Cyanobacteria bacterium FACHB-DQ100 genome, ACTTCTCAGATAGCCCATTTTGGCTACCGCGCTGAATCATTTCTGCATGACGACGTAGAACGCCTCTCTGGGTTGAAGTTTCTGCATACGTTGCAATCAGCGCGATCGCTTCGAGCAGTCGAATTGTGACGGCGGTATTCGATCGAGCATACTGCCGAATCTGGTTGAAAGCCCGATCCACAAGATATTCAAAGGTGGTTGGCTCCGCAATTATTCTTAACCTATGTTCATTATCGTAGCGATAGGGAGAGGGAAAGGGGTTGTGTCGCAAAGATTGGTAAGGTGCAGTAACTCAATTTTCCCTAGCTTTGCTCTAAATGGCGACTGACTCCTTGTTCAAATGGCGGCACTTTTTGCCCGAAATCATCTTGCTGAACGTGCGCTGGTATTGTCGTTACGCTCTGAGCTACCGCGATTTGGAAGAGATGATGGCGGAAAGAGGAGTCGCTGTGGATCATTCCACCCTCAATCGCTGGGTGCTGAAGTATGCACCAGAACTGGATAAACGCACTCGCACACGTTCCGTGAAGCGAAGCTATCGTTCTTGAATCCCACGAATGATTCCTGGAGAGTTGACGAAACCTACATCGAAGTGAAGGGAGAGTGGAAATACCTGTACCGAGCAGTGGATACGGATGGCAGCACGCTGGACTTCATGCTCAGTGCGAAGCGGGATAGGAAGGCGGTTGAGCGCTTTTTTCGTGAAGTCCTGGGAGCCAAGCCTACTCAAGCTCCACGCGTCATCACCGTGGATAAAAACGCTGCCTATCCAGTGGCAATGAATTGAAGCAAGAGAAAACGTTGGAAGCCCAAACCGAATTGCGGCAGAGCAAGTCTCTGAACAATCTCATCGAGCAAGACCATTAGAACATCAACCGAATTGTCAAACCGATGATAGGATTTCAATCCTTCAATACAGCAAGGAGAACATTGCGAGGGATAGAAGCAATGAACATGATTTGCAAAGGGCAGGTGAAAGGGATTAGTCGAGGGGACAGTGTGTCTCAAATAGAATTCATCAATGAAATCTTTGGAATGAGTGCTTAAAGCAATATGAATGAGACCCGTTCGTTTTTCACTTAAAAATCTTTGCGACACAACCTATCCAGTTCGGGCACAAATTTCAGCACCCAGCGACTGAGGGTGGAATGATCCACAGCGACTCCACGCTCCGCCATCATTGCTTCCAACTCCCGATAGCTTAAGGAATAACGACAATACCAGCGCAAATTCAGCACGATGATTTCAAGGAGGAAGTGATGTCATTTGAACAAGGAGTCGGTCGTCATTGAGAGCAAGGCTAGAGAAAATTGAGCTTTCCCACCCTATCATTTTTGCGACACAACCTTAGACTAAGCAACCACGATCGAGAGCCGCACCTCCGCTGCATCACTGTAGCCGTTCTCATTATTCAACGCCACTAAAATCGAGCGTTGTCTTGGGTCGAGATCTTTTACGGCTGTCTTATTAGCATATGTGAGTGTCTGCAATACCTTCTGATAATCCGCAGCAGAACCTTCACCCGTAATTAGCAGTTCACCGCTCTCATAGAACTGAGCCTGCAGAGAAGTTCCCGTCGTATTAACGGCTAGAACTTCATTCGCACCATTCACCACATTGTCAATCCAGACTAGCACTGCGTCAATGGGAGATGGGCTAATAATCGTTGCCGTATTTGCTAGGGCAACGGGTTGCCCTCCAGCAATGAACATCGCAGTTGTATCAAGTCCATCCGCTGCTCCATTCAGGTCAATCACGGTATCGTCCACTACTGCATTCCATAAAGTCACTGTTGCCCCAGCAATCTCACTCGTCAAAAAGCCATCACTTGCTTTCGTGTTTCGATGCCGTTGCAGCAGGACATCCAGCACATCTCCTTCTGAATCCACTGCTCGCCACAAGTAGTATTGCTGCCCTTTGATGGTGACGACCACTTCGTCCAAATGCCATTTGTCTGCAATGTAAGGACGTTTGCGCTGCAGTTGATTCGCGTATTGCTGCCCGAATTTCTGACACCATTCCCGAATCGATTCGTCCGTCACTTCAATCCCACGGTACAGCATCATTTTCTCAATGTCCCGGTAGCTCAATGGGAAGGGGTAATCAAGCCACACACAGTCGCTGATAATTTCACCAGGAAAACGATGACGGGAGTACATGGGCAAGCAGATGCGAACAACGTTGAACCAGTAGGATGATTCCACTGTCCGGTTAACCTGACAGTACCGTTTCAACACATGAAATTTGGGACAGCTTGCCAGAACGCTTTAAGAGCAGCTTGCCTTCGATCGGACAACTTGAGTCAGAAATCGGTGCTGTACTCGACGATGAAGTCTGAAAATTTATAAAAGTTTCCATATAGATAGAAACTTTTATAAAAGTGTCTGAAATTTATGAAAGTTTCCAGTAGCGTAGAAACTTTCATAAAATTACTCAACTTGCAATCACGGATTGTGTCAAAACTCTTGAAGGCTCAGAACTGAGCCATGCCCCAGTTTTCGGATCGAACAGTCCGCAGTTAATCGCTTTGATTTCTGCGATCGTGAGAGCGCGTTGCTCAATCGGATGATCTAGTAATTCTAGAACCGCGATCGACTCAAACAACAGCGGATCAAGAACAGGCTGACCGCGTTCTAAAACACTCAACTGAGATTTACTGACAATGTAAGGTTCGATGCCAGAATCGCTACGGTAAGAGACATTCTGGGCAATCTGCTCCTTGAGATCATCGAGCGTCCAACCGCGCATCGCACGGGCAGCCCTGATCATTCTGCCGAGCAATTGACGACCTTCTTTAATTCCCGTTGGTGCATTCAGAATGTACATCTTCGACGGCTCATCCTTTACCTACTACCAGTATACAAGCGACTTCTAATCGAAACGTCAAGCTAGAGAACTATCTTGAATTCTGTATTTTTTCCAGAATTCTAGATACAATATAAAAAACTAGACTGGAGATAAGTTCTAGTGTCTTTACCGCCCAAAGACGATCTCTCAATCAATACAGCACAAGTCGCGCTATCTGCGGCTCAATGCGATCGCTTAGAAGAAATTGCTAGCAATATTCAAAGCCGCTTCGGACGACTTTTCTATGATATTTATGAAACTGGAAAAGAATTGCTCGAAGTCAAAGCTTTATTTGGCTGGGGTCAGAATAGTGAGTTTTTGGGGTGGGCACGCGAGAAGACTGGGTTAAGCACTTCACTGTGTTATTCCATGATGTCAGTCGGACGAGCTTTTCTGCCGTTTGAGAATCAAGATTCACTGACCGCCTTGAACCAGGTTGAAACGAAAGTACTTTATCGAATTTCAGCAGACATTACTCCAAGAGCAGCCCGAACTGAATTTGTCGATCGCGTTCTCAAAGGCGAAACATTTGACTTAGAGCGAGTCGAAGCCTTAATTCAACGTCATCAAAAAACTGTAGATATCGAACAGAGTCAGCGGTTTCTGCACTATCGAGAATTAGTACAAAATTGGGGACTGTTGCAGCGGTGCGAAGAAGACGAAGAGGGATTTAAGTTTTACTTAGTTGATCGAACAAATATTGCCCGATTTTTTCGCAACTATCAGGATCTGATGAATCAGTATCGCGATTGGAAAGTTCAAACCTTTCGCGAACAATTCTCGCAGCTACAAGCTTTACTATCACCGCATTGGTCGATCGAGCATTGTCCTGTTCCTAAACAACCTTATCGCCTGAATGTAAGCTGTGAAATTGCTGAAAAATCAACGAGCTTCGTTGCGCCGCATCCACTCACACTCGAACGCTGGTGGTACGAAAAAGGGCAAGTACTGACACAACAATTAACTCAAATAGTCTGTACACCGAACAACGCAGAAACAACCACAGCATCAGAAGAACTGAATGGCTCTCTACATCTAGAAAAGCCAACTTGTCGAACATGCGAATGGCACGATCCGTCTCACGAGGGAAATCAATTCGGCGTATGGTGTAGCTATTATCGAGAGTCGTTCGGGGACGATCGTATTCAAGCGATGCCGCAACACTGCCGCAAGTGGCGCAATGCTGCAATGCCGCGATTAGAACCTGTGCTGAGAGAAGCAGAATTTGTCCGATGCGAAATCGTACCCCTCGCGCAGATTGGGAATACGATCGAAGTCAAAGCCACTTCGCTCGATCTTGAGCCAGTTGATGCTAAAGTAAATCACGCAATTCAGCATCTCGATTTACAGACTGTTCTACAGTATCTAGAGCAACTGTCAGATGCTGAGTTAAAGAAGGTTGAAAAAGTAATCCAACGGCGTTTGAGAGCGAAGGTCTGATCAATTTCAGGTTCAAGAGGTCAAGCAGCATGGCTCGTCAAAAGAAGAATGTGAAATCAAAGGAGACTTCTGCCGCTGCACCACAACCTTCTCGAACTCAAAAGGCAAAACAGAAAACGAAGCCAACCAACGCAGCCGAGCGACCGAAAACGAGCCCGGATCTCTTTTCTGACCATCACACAACGCGGATGGCATCGGCCTTACCAATTTGGGAAGCAGGAAATATTCTGACTCAGCGTAAACATCTACCTTGGGATAACGATCCTGATGGCAAGCTGTACTATGCGCGAGACATTGGAGATGGGCAAGGTGCGATTCATTTTTGGGTGACAGAGAATCTAGAAGACGAACATCCAGCGACGCTTGCAGGAGCAGCGGCGCTAGCAGTGATTGATACCTTTGATATTCGTGCGGCTTGTATGCATTTAATCTACGCAGCACACGCGGCACAGCTAGAGCGCCCTTGGGAACAGGAGTTAATTATTGACGATCGACAAATCGAAGCCTATTTAGGACTGAAAAAACGCACTGATAAAAATCGCAGAGAAAAGCTCGCGCTGATCGAGGAATTAGTCAAACAGCCCTGCAAAATCACCACCTTTATTTCGTTGCCAACTCAAGGACGAGTCAAAGGGTTTACGGTCGAAGAAGGGCGACTGTGGCACATTATGGGAACACGCTATCACTATCAGCAAGATCTATTTGGCAATAAAGAACTTACGGGAATGACGTTTATTGTTAAGCCAGGACTGTGGGCGAGATATTTTCTGAACGAGGAAGGGAAGCGCGATCGCACTGCGTATCACCAACTTGGAAATCTGCCGCAAACCTTACTTGAAAGTGTAATGAGCCTCTGGCAGCATCGAGAAGGGGCAGCCCGATTAATTGTTTGGCTTTTGTTCAAAGCACAGTTTAATCGTCAAGATCCGCTGAATGTTCAAACTCTGATGGAAGTCGCGTATGGTAATCAGAAAATTCAGCAAGCAAAACAAAGTAGTGAGTTTCGCAAAAAATTAGCGAGTACTTGGGATGAAGATTTACTGACGTTGCACGATCGCGGATGGTCAATTCAGTTTGATTTGGAAACGTATCCTCTGGAACTTCAGCCACCAGGATTTGGGCGCGATGAGGTTCAGCGTCCTCGCGGCTTCTTCGATCGACTACTTGCTGCGAAACTGTGGATTACACCTGCTGAAGATTGGCAGACCGAAGCAATTTCAGCCGCAAAGCTCGAAGAGCGTGAAGAGTCTGGATCGACAATTGTAATCGAAGATCAAAGATTGACTGGGCAACAAGTAAAACTGCTACGTCAGGCAAAGAAATGGAGTCAGCGTAAGCTTTCTCAGTTAAGTGGGATGAGCCAGGGGCTGATTTCGCTGATCGAGAATGAGGAGCGATCGATTAGTCCTGAAAATGAGCAGGTTTTGCGCCAGTTATTTGAGCAAGAAATGTGATTTTGCTTGTAATTGGGTCGAAATGATTACAAGTGATTACAGCATTTGATTACAAGCCTTGATTACAGGTGATTACAACGTTGTAATCACGATCAACCATCGAGCAGAGTGATTACAAAGCGTTGAAGCCGCTCTGTATGGCCGTTCTGCTAATTAATCTTAGGAATTTTCTTGAAATCAAATTAGAAATTTAACACCATGCCAAAATGCTCAATACTCTTAGGGATAGAACTCTTAGCCGATTACACACAACTCTAGCTCCCTGACCCCAAACAATTGATTACAGCTTGTTCTAGAACCTCATCCCCAAACCATTGATTACACATAGACCTCCACCCCCAAAAATCTTCTAGACCGTCACCCCCAAACCTTCTAGACCCTACTCCCCAAACCTTCTAGACCCCCTAACCCAATTGACTCTAGAGCCTCATCCCAACTGCTCTAGACCCCCTAACCCAAAAATTCTAGATCCCCCTCCCCGATCGCTCTAGACCCTCTCCCCCAATCGATCGCTACACTAACGATTACATCGTTATGACTTTTCACATTTGTAATCGCTTTGATTACAAAACAGCGAGATCCGGCTTCGGATCAGCGATCGAGCATTTGGTATAAACGATCCCGATCGAATGTGAGTTGTTCTACAAGCATGAGTGATCGATTACAAAAAACTCAAAGTGAGATGGGGAAGTTCTCTTCATCGTTCGTGCAGGAATGGAACGATGAGTTTCTTGCGCTTTTTCCGCATCGCTATGATTTCATCTGGGCAGATCACGCCCAACCAAAAGAGAAACCTAGTTGGAAAACAGAAAGCCGATATCCCCTCAGCGATCGCGTAATTCAGCAATCTACAGGTCTGTATGGAGTGCGCTTCGGCAGCCAGACACAGTACTGTTTATTAGACATTGATATTCAGAGTTTCTATCATCCTCAGTACGATCCCTTTGCTATTCCTCGGATTGCCGCGACCTTAGAAGTGCTTGGATTGATACAGTATCTCGTTTGCACTTCTAGCTACAGTGGTGGGCTTCATTTATACTTTCCTCTGCCACAGGCTATGAGTTCTTGGCAGTTGGCGATCGTCGTTTCTACATTGTTAGAAAATGCTGGCTTCAAAATTCGATTAGGACAACTCGAAGTCTTTCCAAATCCAAAACCGTATTCTACAGATGGAACACTAAGCTTGTTTAATGCTCACCGGCTTCCACTGCAAGTCGGTTCTTATCTGCTCAATCGGGATCTTGAGCCGATTTGGAGTACACAGCAACAGTTTGTAGAACAGTGGAAATTGGCTCAACAACAGAATGAGATAGATTCTCATCTCTTTAAGCAAATTCTGAAGCAAGCAAAACACCGTCTACTTCACATTTCAGGAAAAGCAGATAAGTTCATTGCGGATCTTAATGCTGAAATTGAACTCGGTTGGACAAGTTCCGGGCAAACAAATCGTTTGCTTGGTCGAATCACGATGCGTGAGTACATTTTTCATCATGTTTTAGCCGGAGGCGATCCACTCACAGGAACTGCGCTCGTAAATCGAATTGTGGAAGTTGCACGATTGCTACCGGGTTACACAGAGTTTTGTAATCATCAGCATGAAATCGAGCAGAGAGCAGAAGAATGGGCACGGTGCATTGAAAATAGCCATTACTTTCACTATGGAGAGCAGAACGGCAAATTCAAGCAAAAATCAGAACTGTTAGATCAAGCTGTTGAAAAAGCTCCGACCTGGAATCAGCAACAATCAGAGAACGCAAGAGGTCGAATTCGGAATGCGATCGCTGACTTGTTAGAAAAAGAATCATTACCTATGAGTGCAACTGCTCGATTTAAAGTTCTGCTGCAATACAAAATCGGAGGTGGATCGCTGTATAAACATCGGGATCTCTGGCATCCTGAACATCTTTCAATTGATCCAGAGTTGATCGATTCAGATTCTCTAACTTGTGAGAACTCTAAAAGCATTTCCACTCAATCCGAGCTAGATATTGCTCAAGGGTTGCTCTTAAACTCTACAAGCTTATTACCTGATTATGGCGGTAATTCCTCTTTACATCACGCTTCTAGCGATTGTGTTGATGTCGATTCTGTTTCATCAGCCAGTAATTTTAATGCAGAGCAGCAAGCTGAAATAGGCTGTGTGTATGTTGCAGCGATCGAGAATCTGTCAGAAACTCTTGAATTAGAGAACACAACTCCTTCAAGTTCTCTACCTGCACCCAC contains:
- a CDS encoding DUF2254 domain-containing protein gives rise to the protein MRHNPFPSPYRYDNEHRLRIIAEPTTFEYLVDRAFNQIRQYARSNTAVTIRLLEAIALIATYAETSTQRGVLRRHAEMIQRGSQNGLSEKCDLHDVEQRYQEAITALDPEEANLDFRQL
- a CDS encoding helix-turn-helix transcriptional regulator gives rise to the protein MYILNAPTGIKEGRQLLGRMIRAARAMRGWTLDDLKEQIAQNVSYRSDSGIEPYIVSKSQLSVLERGQPVLDPLLFESIAVLELLDHPIEQRALTIAEIKAINCGLFDPKTGAWLSSEPSRVLTQSVIAS
- a CDS encoding helix-turn-helix transcriptional regulator, with the protein product MARQKKNVKSKETSAAAPQPSRTQKAKQKTKPTNAAERPKTSPDLFSDHHTTRMASALPIWEAGNILTQRKHLPWDNDPDGKLYYARDIGDGQGAIHFWVTENLEDEHPATLAGAAALAVIDTFDIRAACMHLIYAAHAAQLERPWEQELIIDDRQIEAYLGLKKRTDKNRREKLALIEELVKQPCKITTFISLPTQGRVKGFTVEEGRLWHIMGTRYHYQQDLFGNKELTGMTFIVKPGLWARYFLNEEGKRDRTAYHQLGNLPQTLLESVMSLWQHREGAARLIVWLLFKAQFNRQDPLNVQTLMEVAYGNQKIQQAKQSSEFRKKLASTWDEDLLTLHDRGWSIQFDLETYPLELQPPGFGRDEVQRPRGFFDRLLAAKLWITPAEDWQTEAISAAKLEEREESGSTIVIEDQRLTGQQVKLLRQAKKWSQRKLSQLSGMSQGLISLIENEERSISPENEQVLRQLFEQEM
- a CDS encoding IS6 family transposase, which translates into the protein MLNLRWYCRYSLSYRELEAMMAERGVAVDHSTLSRWVLKFVPELDRLCRKDF